A stretch of the Candidatus Binataceae bacterium genome encodes the following:
- a CDS encoding PspA/IM30 family protein: MALLDRVATLLRANLNDLLDQAENPEKMLKQVIIDMENQFIQVKTQTAMALTDLHLLEKKKKESAAKHLEWMKKAELAVEKHDDELARAALERAMSFEQLAANFDEQIADQEAQVDALKAALKKLDLKLAEARAKVDLLIVEHRRSRTARRTANSQQLPNGDNRTFERMRSKIAREGALAAADRELTNDSLDARLDALERNQKINTLLNELKAKKGLTA; this comes from the coding sequence ATGGCGTTGTTGGATAGAGTTGCCACGTTGCTGCGAGCGAATCTCAACGACCTGCTCGACCAGGCCGAGAACCCGGAGAAGATGCTGAAGCAGGTCATTATCGACATGGAAAACCAGTTCATCCAGGTCAAGACGCAGACCGCGATGGCGCTGACCGACCTGCATCTGCTGGAGAAGAAGAAAAAAGAGAGCGCCGCGAAGCATCTGGAATGGATGAAAAAGGCCGAGCTCGCGGTCGAAAAACACGACGACGAGCTGGCGCGCGCCGCGCTCGAGCGCGCGATGAGCTTCGAGCAGCTGGCAGCCAACTTCGACGAGCAGATCGCCGATCAGGAGGCACAGGTCGACGCGCTCAAAGCGGCGCTCAAGAAACTCGACCTCAAGCTCGCCGAAGCCCGCGCCAAAGTCGATCTGCTGATCGTCGAGCATCGCCGTTCGCGCACCGCGCGCCGCACCGCCAACTCGCAACAACTACCCAACGGCGACAACCGCACCTTCGAGCGTATGCGCTCAAAAATCGCCCGCGAAGGCGCCCTCGCCGCAGCCGATCGCGAGCTGACCAACGACAGCCTCGACGCGCGCCTGGACGCCCTGGAGCGCAATCAAAAAATCAACACGCTACTGAATGAGCTGAAAGCCAAAAAAGGCCTGACCGCATAA
- a CDS encoding SPFH domain-containing protein, giving the protein MPSIPSDVLVIVITAVAAMLLIMAVFAKLYRKAGPHEALVVYGFRGTRVVKGHGTVILPMIENCRDLSLELMSFDVAPQQDLYTKQGVAVTVEAVAQIKVKSDPESILTAAEQFLTKPAPDREALIRLVMEGHLRGIIGQLTVEEIVKQPEMVADRMRSTCADDMNKMGLEVISFTIKEVRDKNEYITNMGRPDIARIKRDADVAAAEAERDTAIKRANALRESAIAKAQADQERVAAETASMARQAEAQRDLDVKRATYNELIKRQQAQADKAYEIQSNVMQQQVIAEAVKVQQVEKEQQVKVQEAEILRREKELIATVLKGAEIERQRIQTLAEAEKSKIMVEAEGHASAIRAQGEAEAEIIFKKGDAEARAMNVKAEAYQEYNQAAVLDKLLTNMPEVVRALASPLQKVDRITVVSTGNGDSVGLHKVTGDIAQMAAQVPALFEALSGMQMSELLGKVKTLKGTTHGESQLKESVDPKTNGGGN; this is encoded by the coding sequence ATGCCAAGCATACCAAGTGACGTTCTCGTGATCGTGATCACCGCAGTCGCCGCGATGCTGTTGATAATGGCGGTGTTCGCGAAACTCTACCGCAAGGCCGGACCGCATGAAGCGCTGGTGGTATATGGCTTTCGCGGTACCCGCGTCGTGAAGGGCCACGGCACGGTGATCCTGCCGATGATCGAAAATTGCCGCGACCTGTCGCTCGAATTGATGTCGTTCGACGTGGCGCCGCAGCAGGATCTCTACACCAAGCAGGGCGTCGCGGTGACGGTCGAAGCCGTCGCGCAAATCAAGGTCAAATCCGATCCGGAATCGATCCTGACCGCCGCCGAGCAGTTCCTCACCAAGCCTGCGCCCGATCGCGAGGCGCTCATCCGGCTCGTGATGGAGGGCCATCTGCGCGGCATCATCGGCCAGCTCACGGTCGAGGAGATCGTCAAGCAGCCCGAGATGGTCGCCGATCGGATGCGCTCCACCTGCGCCGACGACATGAACAAGATGGGCCTCGAGGTGATCTCGTTCACGATCAAGGAAGTGCGCGACAAGAACGAATACATCACCAACATGGGCCGCCCCGATATCGCGCGGATCAAGCGCGATGCCGACGTCGCCGCGGCCGAAGCGGAACGCGATACGGCGATCAAGCGCGCGAACGCGCTGCGCGAGTCGGCAATCGCCAAAGCGCAGGCTGACCAGGAACGCGTCGCGGCGGAAACAGCTTCGATGGCGCGGCAGGCCGAGGCGCAGCGCGATCTCGACGTTAAGCGCGCAACTTACAATGAGCTGATCAAGCGTCAGCAGGCGCAGGCCGACAAGGCCTACGAGATCCAGTCCAACGTGATGCAGCAGCAGGTGATCGCCGAGGCGGTCAAGGTGCAGCAGGTCGAAAAGGAACAGCAAGTCAAAGTGCAGGAGGCCGAAATTCTGCGCCGCGAGAAGGAGCTCATTGCGACCGTGCTCAAAGGGGCTGAGATCGAGCGCCAGCGCATCCAAACGCTCGCCGAGGCCGAGAAATCCAAGATCATGGTCGAGGCGGAAGGCCACGCGAGCGCGATTCGCGCCCAGGGCGAGGCGGAAGCCGAGATCATCTTCAAGAAGGGCGACGCCGAAGCGCGCGCGATGAACGTCAAGGCCGAAGCCTACCAGGAATACAACCAGGCCGCCGTGCTCGACAAACTTCTCACCAACATGCCCGAGGTCGTGAGGGCGCTCGCGAGCCCGCTGCAGAAGGTCGATCGCATCACGGTGGTATCCACAGGCAATGGCGATTCGGTCGGGCTGCACAAGGTGACGGGCGACATCGCACAGATGGCGGCGCAGGTGCCGGCGCTGTTCGAAGCGCTCTCCGGAATGCAGATGTCCGAGCTGCTCGGCAAGGTGAAGACGCTCAAGGGCACCACGCATGGCGAATCGCAACTGAAGGAAAGCGTCGACCCCAAGACGAATGGCGGCGGTAACTGA
- a CDS encoding helix-turn-helix transcriptional regulator: MKLGEKLRYLRLLEGTLRGLGREMSQQDLVRALKGELGAGLSQSYLSQIESGARPHLTNASRMMLARFFKVHPGYLVDDPEGYHTELTSDLRATDDRLDLWLIGGAEQFSGDADVSRALLALARHRDTRRCLVLMGAILEAPELLDRLADVLMPEPKAADSHNGAHPKRTRAKS; the protein is encoded by the coding sequence ATGAAGCTGGGCGAAAAACTTCGCTATCTGCGCCTCCTCGAAGGCACGTTGCGCGGCCTTGGCCGCGAGATGAGTCAGCAGGATCTGGTCCGCGCGCTCAAGGGCGAGCTCGGTGCCGGGCTCAGCCAGTCCTATCTCTCGCAGATCGAAAGCGGCGCGCGGCCGCATCTGACCAACGCTTCGCGCATGATGCTGGCCCGCTTCTTCAAGGTGCACCCCGGCTACCTCGTCGACGATCCCGAGGGCTACCACACCGAACTTACCAGCGACCTCCGCGCGACAGACGATCGTCTTGACCTGTGGTTGATTGGCGGTGCGGAGCAGTTTTCAGGCGACGCCGACGTTAGCCGCGCGCTGCTCGCGCTCGCCAGGCATCGCGATACCCGCAGGTGCCTGGTGCTGATGGGCGCGATCCTCGAGGCCCCCGAGCTGCTCGATCGCCTGGCCGACGTGCTGATGCCCGAGCCTAAAGCAGCGGATAGCCACAACGGTGCGCACCCAAAACGAACGAGAGCAAAGTCATGA
- the thpR gene encoding RNA 2',3'-cyclic phosphodiesterase translates to MSVRWSEGGGARMHSRDDFPPHDAESVRAFIAVRMSARVEDEIAGAISELARASEGVKWVRRENLHVTLKFLGAAVNPRKLEPLAEALHDVAASTTEFDTLARGAGGFPNLDRPRVVWVGLHGVEPGTLAALASRVEGAAADCGFERERKRWTGHLTIGRVRDDRHVGGLRAAATAMRDREFGISKIESLTLYRSHLGDQVSRYEPLATFLLKHRD, encoded by the coding sequence GTGAGCGTGCGCTGGAGCGAGGGCGGCGGCGCGCGGATGCATTCGCGCGACGACTTTCCGCCGCACGACGCTGAGAGCGTTCGCGCGTTCATCGCGGTTCGCATGAGCGCGCGCGTCGAGGATGAGATCGCGGGCGCAATCTCGGAGCTCGCGCGCGCGTCCGAGGGCGTAAAGTGGGTGCGGCGCGAGAATCTGCACGTCACGCTCAAGTTTCTCGGCGCCGCGGTGAATCCGCGCAAACTCGAGCCGCTGGCCGAGGCACTGCACGACGTGGCGGCGAGCACTACCGAGTTCGATACTCTCGCGCGCGGCGCCGGCGGGTTTCCAAATCTCGATCGCCCGCGCGTGGTGTGGGTCGGACTGCACGGCGTCGAGCCGGGGACGCTCGCCGCACTCGCCTCCCGCGTCGAAGGTGCGGCCGCGGACTGCGGCTTCGAGCGCGAGCGCAAACGCTGGACGGGCCATCTCACCATCGGCCGCGTGCGTGACGATCGCCACGTCGGCGGTCTGCGCGCCGCCGCTACTGCGATGCGCGATCGCGAATTCGGGATCTCGAAGATCGAATCGCTGACGCTCTACCGCAGCCATCTCGGCGACCAAGTCTCGCGCTACGAACCGCTTGCAACCTTCCTCCTGAAACATCGCGACTAG
- a CDS encoding 2-hydroxychromene-2-carboxylate isomerase has protein sequence MPKKLEFFYDCSSPWTYLAFTKIEEVATRHGANLVWKPILVGGLFNTVNPSVYESRQKPLPVKAKYYVKDLQDWARFYGIKIGNPSVFPVNSVKAMRGAFVAHEHGIISRYSRRVFESYWGDDQDISKDDVLRAIVREVGLDEKEYFEKIATPEYKDKLKANTDEVMNRGGFGSPTMFVEGSMFFGNDRMPLVEWELSK, from the coding sequence ATGCCGAAGAAGCTCGAATTTTTTTACGACTGCTCGAGTCCGTGGACCTATCTCGCCTTCACGAAGATCGAGGAAGTGGCCACGCGCCACGGCGCGAATCTAGTCTGGAAGCCGATTCTCGTCGGTGGTCTCTTCAACACCGTTAATCCTTCGGTCTATGAATCGCGCCAGAAGCCCCTTCCGGTTAAGGCGAAATACTACGTCAAGGATCTGCAGGACTGGGCCCGCTTTTATGGAATCAAGATCGGCAACCCGAGCGTGTTCCCGGTCAACTCGGTGAAGGCGATGCGCGGGGCGTTCGTCGCGCACGAGCACGGGATCATTTCACGCTACTCGCGGCGCGTCTTCGAGAGCTACTGGGGCGACGACCAGGACATCAGCAAGGACGACGTGCTGCGCGCGATCGTGCGCGAAGTTGGCCTCGACGAAAAAGAGTATTTCGAGAAAATCGCGACGCCCGAATACAAGGACAAGCTCAAGGCCAACACCGACGAAGTGATGAATCGTGGCGGGTTCGGCTCGCCCACGATGTTCGTCGAGGGCTCGATGTTCTTCGGCAACGATCGCATGCCGCTCGTCGAGTGGGAACTATCGAAGTGA
- a CDS encoding DUF3108 domain-containing protein translates to MPPKIQAQVPVYPPGTMPYHEGEQFVFQASWIGIPAAEARFKIRTSRANDSHWIAEGWVQTNQFADIFFKMRDYVREDVIKQSLAPNQMYILQRENQRHDEYVVDFNRPSSVVTITKRNHKGSFSREFVSDNGFGMISGGLMALSQPLEAGKTYNFDVFSGTERYVFSFDVTAREHVHLPLGEFDAWRIVPDVLYWSDGNLKGQGRDTILWVSADSRRLPLRIQSATFIGVVRADLIEVDDGHVMRAQ, encoded by the coding sequence TTGCCACCTAAAATTCAGGCGCAGGTCCCCGTCTATCCGCCTGGCACGATGCCCTACCATGAAGGCGAGCAGTTCGTTTTCCAGGCCTCATGGATCGGCATTCCCGCAGCCGAGGCGCGCTTTAAGATCCGCACCAGCCGCGCCAACGATTCGCACTGGATCGCCGAGGGCTGGGTCCAGACCAATCAATTCGCCGACATCTTCTTCAAGATGCGCGACTATGTCCGCGAGGATGTCATCAAGCAAAGCCTCGCGCCCAACCAGATGTACATCCTGCAACGCGAGAACCAGCGGCACGACGAATACGTCGTCGATTTCAACCGGCCGTCGAGTGTCGTTACGATCACAAAACGCAATCACAAGGGCAGCTTCTCGCGCGAGTTCGTCTCCGACAACGGCTTCGGCATGATCTCTGGCGGCCTGATGGCGCTGTCGCAGCCGCTCGAGGCCGGCAAGACCTATAACTTCGACGTCTTCAGCGGGACAGAGCGCTACGTGTTTTCGTTCGACGTGACCGCGCGCGAGCACGTCCATCTGCCGCTCGGCGAGTTCGACGCGTGGCGGATCGTGCCCGACGTTCTCTACTGGAGCGACGGCAATTTAAAGGGCCAGGGCCGCGATACGATCCTGTGGGTCTCGGCGGACAGCCGCCGTCTGCCGCTCAGGATTCAATCGGCGACCTTTATCGGAGTCGTGCGCGCCGATCTGATCGAAGTCGATGACGGCCACGTGATGCGCGCGCAGTAG
- a CDS encoding HEAT repeat domain-containing protein has translation MIKGSYWLGCAAIAAAALVTPRAALAQFQYGGQGLGSAMSSNAMSHQGQVRPGVDDIASQAAQETPFKIIKDVKLGLKDADPNVRVSELIKLRNLRDPEVDPILMQSMADPDIRVKMKAIDILGARECNASVTQMSQMLFLRSTEPIVKLHLVAALGRIGDSQGTVPIMQYMAEDQDEKARGTAVFALGEIGSDQCAPLLRRVSDEDQSQMVRRLANEALKKVDGELPTERAREVAQTDKSKDALEPTDQRLAKMREEAQKMSDAER, from the coding sequence ATGATCAAGGGCAGCTATTGGTTGGGGTGCGCTGCGATTGCGGCCGCCGCTCTGGTCACACCTCGCGCGGCATTGGCTCAGTTTCAGTATGGCGGCCAGGGGCTAGGCAGCGCGATGTCGAGCAATGCGATGTCGCACCAGGGGCAAGTGCGCCCCGGTGTCGATGACATCGCGTCCCAAGCCGCGCAGGAGACACCGTTCAAGATCATCAAGGACGTAAAGCTCGGCCTTAAAGACGCCGACCCCAACGTGCGTGTTTCAGAGCTCATCAAGCTGCGCAATCTGCGCGATCCTGAAGTCGATCCGATCCTGATGCAATCGATGGCGGATCCGGACATCCGCGTGAAGATGAAAGCGATCGACATTCTCGGCGCGCGCGAGTGCAATGCATCAGTGACGCAGATGTCGCAGATGCTGTTCCTGCGCTCGACCGAACCGATCGTCAAGCTGCATCTGGTAGCGGCGCTGGGCAGAATCGGCGATAGCCAGGGCACCGTTCCGATCATGCAGTACATGGCCGAAGACCAGGATGAAAAAGCGCGCGGCACCGCGGTGTTTGCGTTGGGCGAGATCGGCAGCGATCAATGCGCGCCGCTGCTTCGCCGCGTGAGCGACGAGGATCAGAGCCAGATGGTGCGGCGGCTGGCCAACGAGGCGCTCAAGAAAGTTGACGGCGAATTGCCTACCGAGCGCGCCCGCGAAGTCGCGCAGACCGACAAGTCCAAGGATGCGCTCGAGCCTACCGATCAGAGGCTGGCGAAGATGCGCGAAGAAGCGCAGAAGATGTCGGACGCGGAACGCTAA
- a CDS encoding alpha-amylase family glycosyl hydrolase: MALKWWQRAVFYQIYPRSFADSNGDGIGDLDGITARLDYLNDGTPRSLGIDAIWLNPINPSPLRDWGYDVSDYCGIHPDLGDMASFDRLLREAHRRGIRVIVDLVPNHTSDQHPWFVQARASRSNPQHDWYIWKDGTPDRAPNNWQSSFGGPAWKFDERTREYYLHLFLDQQPDLNYRNREVVAAMHDVLKFWLDRGADGFRIDVVAQMVKDAQFRDNPMRTEPDPDIPWYAAGTQIPLHSTDQPEVHDVIRGFRRVSDSFEDRVLVGETWPIEQTGLADYLRADELHLAFNFRFVLARYMASRFRDAIATTHRTFGAAAWPTWTLSNHDFPRHITRYARGGDAQSRARVAVTMLMTLRGTPFIYYGEEIGMPDAKVAAERKRDPVGRDGCRSPMQWSDAANGGFSFAAETWLPSGDYRTVNVEQQMNDDRSMLSLYRRLIRMRRELPALNEGGFRLEASAPDECLVFHREAPGQHLLIALNFVAEPRTISASGRIIFSTDASRAGEKIAGGCQLSGDEAVIVELD, translated from the coding sequence ATGGCTCTCAAATGGTGGCAGCGGGCGGTCTTCTATCAGATCTATCCACGCTCGTTTGCGGATTCGAACGGCGACGGCATCGGCGATCTCGACGGCATCACGGCGCGGCTCGACTACCTCAATGACGGCACGCCGCGCTCGCTCGGTATCGACGCGATCTGGTTGAATCCGATCAACCCCTCGCCGCTGCGCGATTGGGGCTACGATGTCAGCGACTACTGCGGCATCCATCCCGATCTCGGAGATATGGCGAGCTTCGATCGCCTGCTGCGCGAGGCCCATCGCCGCGGCATCCGCGTGATCGTCGATCTGGTGCCGAACCACACTTCGGATCAGCATCCGTGGTTCGTCCAAGCGCGCGCATCGCGCTCGAATCCGCAGCACGACTGGTACATCTGGAAGGACGGCACGCCCGATCGCGCCCCCAACAACTGGCAAAGCTCGTTCGGCGGCCCGGCGTGGAAGTTCGATGAACGCACGCGCGAGTATTATCTGCATCTGTTTCTCGACCAGCAGCCCGATCTCAACTACCGCAATCGCGAAGTCGTCGCGGCGATGCACGACGTGCTCAAGTTCTGGCTCGATCGCGGCGCCGACGGATTTCGAATCGACGTCGTTGCGCAGATGGTCAAGGACGCGCAGTTCCGCGACAATCCGATGCGCACCGAGCCCGATCCCGACATCCCCTGGTATGCCGCCGGCACGCAGATTCCGCTGCACAGCACCGACCAGCCCGAGGTTCACGACGTTATCCGCGGCTTCCGCCGCGTCTCCGACAGCTTCGAGGATCGCGTGCTTGTCGGCGAGACATGGCCGATCGAGCAAACTGGGCTGGCCGATTACCTGCGCGCCGACGAATTGCATCTCGCCTTCAATTTTCGCTTCGTGCTCGCCCGCTATATGGCAAGCCGCTTCCGCGACGCGATCGCAACCACGCATCGCACGTTCGGCGCGGCGGCATGGCCGACCTGGACGCTTTCCAATCACGATTTTCCGCGCCACATCACGCGCTATGCGCGCGGCGGCGACGCGCAATCCCGGGCTCGCGTCGCCGTCACGATGCTCATGACGCTGCGCGGCACGCCGTTCATTTACTACGGCGAGGAGATCGGTATGCCGGACGCCAAGGTGGCCGCGGAGCGCAAGCGCGATCCCGTGGGACGCGACGGCTGCCGCTCGCCGATGCAATGGTCTGATGCGGCCAATGGCGGTTTCAGCTTTGCTGCTGAGACGTGGTTGCCGAGCGGCGACTATCGGACCGTGAATGTCGAACAGCAGATGAACGACGATCGTTCGATGCTGTCGCTCTACCGCCGCCTCATCAGAATGCGGCGCGAGCTGCCCGCGCTGAACGAAGGCGGCTTCCGGCTCGAAGCGAGCGCGCCCGACGAGTGCCTCGTGTTCCATCGCGAGGCGCCGGGCCAGCATCTGCTGATCGCGCTGAATTTTGTTGCCGAGCCGCGGACGATCTCAGCCAGCGGCAGGATCATTTTCAGCACCGATGCGAGTCGCGCCGGAGAAAAGATCGCCGGAGGCTGTCAGCTCTCCGGCGACGAAGCGGTCATTGTCGAGTTGGATTGA
- a CDS encoding phosphoribosylanthranilate isomerase — translation MKAHAEHARRIVKVQIYSLTSVADAVAVADAGADLIGVVVADSAAVPEGIDARTAREVLRAVSPRAIGVALTTRTDPDEICAMAEAVQPQILHIAAAVVSPEECDEIREQIAPIKVMRTIGVKGPEAIRWADIYQQATDYILLDTYAGAASSGGTGKPHDWTISKRVVERSRIPVVLAGGLAAENVEDAIRAVHPWAVDSFTKTDLPSQRGRKDIAAVKAFIQAVRAAQ, via the coding sequence TTGAAAGCGCACGCGGAGCATGCGCGCCGCATCGTGAAAGTTCAAATCTACAGCCTCACATCAGTGGCCGACGCTGTCGCGGTGGCCGACGCGGGCGCGGATCTGATTGGGGTGGTGGTGGCGGATTCCGCGGCGGTGCCAGAAGGTATCGACGCGCGAACGGCGCGCGAGGTGCTGCGCGCCGTATCGCCGCGCGCGATCGGAGTTGCGCTCACGACGCGTACCGATCCGGACGAGATCTGCGCGATGGCGGAAGCGGTGCAGCCGCAGATCCTGCATATCGCGGCGGCCGTGGTCTCGCCCGAAGAATGCGACGAAATCCGTGAGCAGATCGCGCCGATCAAGGTGATGCGCACGATCGGCGTCAAAGGTCCCGAGGCGATCCGCTGGGCTGACATTTATCAGCAAGCGACCGACTATATCTTGCTCGATACTTACGCGGGCGCGGCGTCATCGGGAGGAACCGGCAAGCCGCACGACTGGACCATCAGCAAACGCGTCGTCGAGCGCTCACGCATTCCGGTCGTGCTGGCGGGCGGCCTGGCAGCCGAGAACGTGGAAGACGCAATCCGCGCCGTACATCCGTGGGCCGTCGATTCGTTCACCAAGACCGATCTTCCAAGTCAAAGAGGCCGCAAAGACATCGCAGCGGTAAAGGCATTCATCCAGGCAGTCCGCGCCGCGCAGTGA
- a CDS encoding DUF2007 domain-containing protein, whose protein sequence is MADQQHPNPDELEEVFTAIDPMQAGMARDYLVAEGIEVFVTDEESSRMLGTTAAIPSRLMVHADDIEEARRILTDLGFIEKEEQ, encoded by the coding sequence ATGGCAGATCAGCAGCATCCGAATCCGGACGAGCTCGAAGAAGTGTTCACCGCTATCGATCCGATGCAGGCGGGGATGGCGCGCGACTACCTGGTCGCCGAAGGCATCGAAGTGTTCGTGACCGACGAAGAATCCTCGCGGATGCTGGGAACGACGGCCGCAATACCGTCGCGCCTGATGGTCCACGCCGACGACATCGAGGAAGCCCGCCGCATCCTGACCGATCTGGGTTTCATCGAAAAAGAAGAGCAGTAG
- a CDS encoding DedA family protein: MIDKIMTGLSAFIIATIATLGYGGVVLMMAIESACIPLPSEVIMPFSGYLVSTGRFGLQGVAIAGAFGCLLGSYVAYYVGASGGRWFLERYGKWLLIAPHELEIADRFFERWGPHAVFTSRLLPVVRTFIAFPAGVSRMSLVPFTIYTLLGSYLWCLLLAFAGMKLGQNWQSLAPYFHRFDGVIAALLVAGAAAVLYNRIKGVMSAPKIARD; encoded by the coding sequence ATGATCGATAAAATCATGACCGGCCTTTCGGCCTTTATAATCGCGACCATCGCGACACTTGGTTACGGCGGCGTCGTGCTGATGATGGCGATCGAAAGCGCATGCATCCCGCTGCCGAGCGAGGTGATCATGCCGTTCTCCGGCTACCTCGTATCGACCGGGCGCTTCGGGCTTCAGGGCGTCGCGATCGCAGGCGCATTCGGATGCCTGCTCGGCTCGTATGTCGCGTACTACGTCGGCGCGAGCGGCGGGCGATGGTTTCTCGAGCGTTACGGCAAATGGCTGCTGATCGCGCCGCATGAGCTGGAAATCGCCGACCGTTTTTTCGAGCGATGGGGCCCGCACGCGGTGTTCACGAGCCGCCTCCTCCCGGTAGTTCGCACCTTCATCGCGTTTCCCGCGGGAGTATCGCGGATGAGCCTCGTGCCGTTCACGATTTACACGCTGCTCGGCTCATATCTATGGTGCCTCTTGCTCGCGTTCGCAGGGATGAAGCTCGGGCAGAACTGGCAATCACTCGCGCCATACTTCCATCGCTTTGACGGCGTGATCGCGGCGCTGTTGGTCGCGGGCGCCGCGGCCGTGCTCTATAATCGAATCAAAGGCGTGATGTCGGCGCCGAAGATCGCGCGTGACTGA
- a CDS encoding citrate synthase: MAKNTLTITDNRTGKQYEIQVEEGDVIRANDLRQIRVKDDDFGLMAYDPAFTNTASCRSRITFIDGDKGILRYRGYPIEELAEKSSYLETAYLIVKGELPDKEHFARWERNIKIHTMVHENIKGFLEGFRYDAHPMGMLVSTVGAMSTFYPDAAQIHDLESRRLQTRRLIGKMPTLAAWAYRHVKGLPYVYPDNDLSYTGNFLSMLFKMTEVQYKPNPTLEHALDVLFILHADHEQNCSANAMRSVGSSQPDPYSATAAATAALYGPLHGGANEAAIRMLTSIGSKDKIPAMIKAVKNGERKLDGFGHRVYKNYDPRAKIIKKLAYEVFEVTGKSPLIDLALELERIALEDDYFIKRRLYPNVDFYSGIIYQAMGFPMEMFPVLFAIARTSGWLAQWAEMVRDPEQKIARPRQVYIGEGLRHYTPMSVRPAPTQREDAVSEAI, translated from the coding sequence ATGGCAAAGAACACGTTGACGATCACCGACAATCGCACGGGCAAACAATACGAGATTCAAGTCGAGGAAGGCGACGTGATCCGCGCCAACGACCTGCGCCAGATCCGGGTCAAGGACGATGACTTCGGCCTGATGGCCTATGACCCGGCTTTCACCAACACCGCCTCGTGCCGCAGCCGTATCACGTTTATCGACGGCGACAAGGGCATCCTGCGCTACCGCGGCTATCCGATCGAGGAGCTCGCGGAGAAGAGCAGTTACCTCGAAACCGCGTATCTGATCGTCAAGGGCGAACTGCCCGACAAGGAGCACTTCGCGCGCTGGGAGCGCAACATCAAGATCCACACGATGGTCCACGAGAACATCAAGGGCTTCCTGGAAGGCTTCCGCTATGACGCACATCCGATGGGGATGCTCGTTTCGACTGTCGGTGCGATGTCAACGTTCTATCCTGATGCAGCACAGATCCACGATCTGGAATCGCGCCGCCTTCAGACTCGGCGCTTGATCGGCAAGATGCCGACCCTCGCCGCATGGGCGTATCGGCACGTGAAGGGCCTGCCCTACGTCTATCCGGACAACGACCTCAGCTACACGGGCAACTTCCTGTCGATGCTGTTCAAGATGACAGAGGTGCAGTACAAGCCGAACCCGACGCTCGAGCACGCCCTCGATGTGCTATTCATCCTGCATGCCGATCACGAGCAGAATTGCTCGGCGAACGCGATGCGCTCGGTCGGCAGCTCGCAGCCCGATCCATACTCGGCGACGGCCGCGGCGACGGCCGCGCTCTATGGTCCGCTGCACGGCGGAGCGAACGAGGCGGCGATCCGGATGCTCACCTCGATCGGATCCAAGGACAAGATTCCCGCGATGATCAAGGCGGTCAAAAACGGCGAGCGCAAGCTCGACGGCTTCGGCCATCGCGTCTACAAGAATTACGACCCGCGCGCCAAGATAATCAAAAAGCTCGCCTACGAAGTTTTCGAAGTCACCGGCAAGAGCCCGCTTATCGATCTCGCGCTCGAGCTGGAGCGAATCGCGCTCGAGGACGACTATTTCATCAAGCGCCGGCTCTATCCCAATGTCGATTTCTATTCGGGGATCATCTACCAGGCGATGGGATTCCCGATGGAGATGTTCCCGGTGCTTTTCGCGATCGCGCGCACTTCGGGATGGCTCGCGCAGTGGGCCGAGATGGTTCGCGATCCGGAGCAGAAGATCGCGCGTCCGCGGCAGGTCTATATCGGCGAGGGATTACGTCACTACACACCGATGAGTGTGCGACCTGCACCCACACAGCGCGAAGACGCGGTAAGCGAGGCAATATAG